The Rhodothermales bacterium genome has a segment encoding these proteins:
- a CDS encoding DUF1328 domain-containing protein — MLRAALVLFVIAIIAALLGFGGIAGAATGIAKIAFFVFLVLAIISLVTGRSVTA, encoded by the coding sequence ATGCTTAGGGCAGCCCTAGTTCTTTTTGTGATCGCCATCATTGCCGCATTGCTCGGCTTCGGCGGCATCGCAGGTGCCGCAACCGGAATTGCGAAGATTGCTTTCTTCGTCTTCCTCGTGCTGGCCATTATCTCGCTCGTGACAGGAAGAAGCGTCACAGCGTAG
- a CDS encoding inorganic diphosphatase, whose translation MAHPWHDIPIGPEAPEWIQAVVEIPKGSKVKYELDKETGLLRVDRMLYSSVIYPANYGFIPQTLGDDNDPLDILVLMQEPVVPLSTLRARPIGLMNMHDQGEGDEKIISVHLDDPAFNGYYHIWELQEHHLKELRRFFLDYKVLEEKEVVVEDFLGPDKARAVIQDGMARYRQTIRD comes from the coding sequence ATGGCACATCCCTGGCACGACATCCCCATCGGCCCCGAGGCGCCGGAATGGATTCAAGCGGTGGTGGAGATCCCGAAAGGCTCCAAGGTCAAGTATGAGCTCGATAAGGAGACCGGGCTGCTGCGGGTGGACCGCATGCTGTATTCGTCCGTGATCTACCCGGCCAACTACGGATTCATTCCGCAGACGCTGGGCGACGACAACGATCCGCTGGACATCCTGGTGCTCATGCAGGAACCGGTGGTGCCGCTATCGACCCTGCGGGCGCGGCCCATCGGCCTGATGAACATGCATGATCAGGGCGAGGGCGACGAGAAGATCATCAGCGTTCACCTGGATGACCCGGCGTTCAACGGGTACTACCACATCTGGGAGCTGCAGGAGCACCATCTGAAGGAATTGCGGCGCTTCTTCCTGGACTACAAGGTGCTCGAGGAGAAGGAGGTGGTGGTCGAGGACTTTCTGGGACCGGACAAGGCACGGGCCGTTATCCAGGACGGCATGGCGCGATACCGTCAGACAATCCGGGACTGA